A region from the Nostoc sp. HK-01 genome encodes:
- a CDS encoding phospholipid/glycerol acyltransferase yields MSLNSPLDISRLLLATFSTRMFRYYEDRIPDDASLLIVSNHRSFMDAMILMSALSSPIRFACHHYMGQVPILREIVTGQLGCFPLDINQNRQQSFFAQSQMLLQSKQMVGVFPEGAEPMVQSTPASVVGEFQRGFAHLALRSGVPDLAILPIAIASLEEVNTTAFPLKMLSLFDPSEPLFNQYGWHPLVIYQRVAVLIGRPYWITNAHQHQYHGKQAKKVVSELTEHCHSEIANLLQQGCY; encoded by the coding sequence ATGAGTCTAAATAGCCCATTGGACATTTCTCGCTTACTCTTAGCAACGTTTTCCACACGAATGTTTCGCTATTACGAGGATCGCATTCCTGATGATGCAAGTTTGTTAATAGTGAGCAATCATCGCAGCTTTATGGATGCGATGATTTTAATGTCAGCTTTATCAAGTCCGATTCGTTTTGCTTGCCATCACTACATGGGACAAGTCCCAATTTTGCGAGAGATTGTCACCGGACAATTAGGTTGTTTTCCTTTAGATATCAATCAAAACAGGCAGCAAAGCTTTTTTGCCCAATCCCAGATGCTATTACAGTCTAAACAGATGGTAGGGGTGTTTCCTGAAGGGGCTGAACCAATGGTGCAATCGACTCCAGCATCTGTAGTTGGGGAATTTCAGCGCGGATTTGCCCATTTGGCGTTGCGTTCTGGCGTACCAGACTTAGCAATTTTACCAATTGCGATCGCCTCTTTAGAAGAAGTTAACACTACAGCTTTTCCCCTAAAAATGTTGAGTTTGTTTGACCCTTCCGAACCTTTATTTAACCAATATGGATGGCATCCGTTAGTAATATATCAACGGGTAGCTGTACTAATTGGTCGTCCTTATTGGATTACAAACGCTCATCAACACCAATATCATGGAAAACAAGCAAAAAAAGTGGTCTCTGAGCTAACCGAACACTGCCACAGCGAAATCGCAAATTTACTCCAGCAAGGATGTTATTAA
- a CDS encoding methionyl-tRNA synthetase produces the protein MNLVDKTDKTFALTTPLYYVNDVPHIGSAYTTIAADVVARFQKLKGHRVLLITGTDEHGQKIQRSAETLGKAPQEFCDEIVPSFVSLWEKLNIQYDRFSRTTASRHEAIVKEFFGRVWQKGDIYQGQQKGWYCVACEEFKEERELLADKRCPIHTNKQVEWRDEQNYFFRLSKYQTQLEQFYQSHPDFIQPESRRNEVLSFVSRGLQDFSISRINLDWGFPVPTDPKQTLYVWFDALLGYVTALLEPDAEPTLDNALATWWPINLHLIGKDILRFHAVYWPAMLMSADLPMPKTVFGHGFLTKDGQKMGKALGNTLDPIALVERYGSDAVRYYFLKEIEFGKDGDFNESRFINVLNADLANDLGNLLNRSLNMVKKYCAGNELSISDETISADNPLKKIGLDLGEKVQQAYQTLAFNQACEAILSLVQASNKFIDDQAPWSLYKQGQQQEVEKVLYAVLEAVRLSAYLLAPVIPNISSEIYQQLGFGINFNEQNQTANAAPFSIHSKWGLLSNKQLLGNPQPIFKRIEPPKND, from the coding sequence ATGAACCTAGTGGATAAAACAGACAAGACATTTGCACTGACAACACCCCTCTATTATGTAAACGATGTCCCCCATATTGGAAGTGCTTATACAACGATCGCCGCAGATGTAGTGGCTCGGTTTCAAAAGCTGAAGGGACATCGGGTACTGCTAATAACAGGTACAGATGAACATGGGCAAAAAATTCAACGTTCGGCGGAGACTTTAGGAAAAGCACCCCAAGAATTTTGTGATGAGATTGTCCCTAGTTTCGTTAGCTTATGGGAAAAATTAAACATTCAATATGATCGCTTTAGTCGGACAACAGCATCGCGTCATGAAGCGATCGTCAAAGAATTTTTTGGGCGAGTTTGGCAAAAAGGCGATATCTACCAAGGACAACAAAAAGGCTGGTACTGTGTAGCCTGCGAGGAATTTAAAGAAGAAAGAGAATTATTAGCGGATAAGCGTTGTCCTATTCATACGAATAAACAAGTTGAGTGGCGCGACGAACAAAATTACTTCTTTCGGTTATCGAAATATCAAACCCAGTTAGAACAATTTTATCAATCTCACCCAGATTTCATTCAACCAGAAAGCCGTCGTAATGAAGTCTTAAGCTTTGTGAGCCGAGGTTTGCAAGATTTTTCGATTTCCCGCATTAATCTCGATTGGGGTTTTCCTGTACCAACAGACCCAAAACAAACTTTGTATGTTTGGTTTGATGCGCTGCTGGGTTATGTCACAGCATTATTAGAACCTGATGCTGAACCAACCTTAGATAACGCTTTAGCGACATGGTGGCCGATTAATCTGCATTTAATTGGCAAAGACATTCTGCGCTTTCATGCAGTTTACTGGCCAGCAATGTTAATGTCAGCAGACTTACCAATGCCCAAAACAGTGTTTGGACATGGTTTTTTGACCAAAGATGGGCAAAAAATGGGTAAAGCGCTGGGTAATACCCTTGATCCTATTGCTCTAGTCGAGAGATATGGTAGTGATGCGGTTCGTTATTACTTTCTTAAGGAAATCGAATTTGGCAAAGATGGCGATTTTAATGAAAGTAGATTCATTAATGTTCTAAATGCAGATTTGGCAAATGATTTAGGTAATTTGCTTAATCGCTCCTTGAACATGGTGAAGAAATACTGTGCTGGTAATGAACTGTCAATTTCCGATGAAACAATTTCTGCTGACAATCCTTTGAAAAAGATTGGCTTAGATCTAGGGGAAAAGGTTCAACAAGCATATCAGACGTTAGCTTTCAATCAAGCCTGCGAAGCTATCCTGTCATTGGTACAAGCCAGTAATAAGTTTATTGATGATCAAGCACCTTGGTCGCTATATAAACAAGGACAGCAGCAGGAAGTAGAAAAAGTGCTTTACGCAGTTTTGGAAGCTGTGAGGCTGTCAGCGTATCTTCTTGCACCAGTTATTCCCAATATCAGTAGCGAAATTTATCAGCAGCTGGGTTTTGGAATCAACTTTAACGAACAAAATCAAACAGCAAATGCTGCCCCATTTTCCATTCATTCCAAATGGGGGTTACTATCTAATAAACAACTGTTGGGGAATCCTCAACCAATCTTTAAACGCATAGAACCTCCTAAAAACGATTAG